The genome window TGAGCTGGGATCGCGCACCGGTGGAGATTCCGGAGTTCTGCGACGGCGTCAGTCGCCCACGCCTGCTGGCGTTTGCCTACGACCCGATCGACCCCGACCAGTTGTGGTTCGGCCTTGAAGAGGGTGGGTTGTTCCACTCCCGCGACGGCGGCGACAGCTGGACCCGCGTCGATGACCGCCTGTTGTGGGAGTTCAACTCGGACGTGCACAACATCCTGGTACTGCCCAACCATGGCCAGAAAGTCATCGTGGTGGTGTGCGTCAACGCGGTCTACCGCAGCCTGGACGAAGGCCTGACCTGGACCGGCATTATCGGCCGCGAAGCCTTCGGCCTGTATTACATCCGCGCCATGAATGCACCGTTGGGCTCGCAAAGCGACCTGTACCTGAGCATTTCCGATGGCACGCCGGGCACTACCAGCAAGATCCTGGTGTCCCGCGATGCGGCGCTCAGCTGGGAAGTGCTGCCGCTTTCCCAGCAGCCCAATTCCTGTGTGTGGGCGATTGCCTTCAACCCGGCCAACCCACGGCAGATCGTGGCGGGCACCAAGTACGGGCACCTGTTCACCTCCGACAACGGCGGTGACGGCTGGCAGAAACAGTGGCGCGACTTCAGCGAGATCGCCGATGTGCTGTGGACGCCGGCTGTGGCGCAGATCAAGGCCGGGCATCAATCCATCGTCAAGAAGCACTGAGGTATATCGCCATGAAAGTCGAGATCCTGCGTACTCACCTATCGCTCTGGGTCGCTGACCCGGACGTGTCGGCCCGCTGGTACGCCGACATCCTGGGCATGCACGAAAGTGCCCGGGGCGAGAGCTGGGTCATGATGGCGTTTGGCGGCAAGCACCACGACATTGCCTTGATCCGCGCCGACCCCGGCGCCCATCAGGGCGGGCTGGGGCTGCAACACTACGGCCTGGAAATCGATGGGGACATGACCACCCTGCGCCAGCTCTACGGCATGTTGCTGGGCAAGGGCGTCGAGGTGGTGAAGATCACCGATCACGAAATCGGCCATGGCGTGTACTTCAACGACCCCGACGGCAACCGCATGGAATTCTTCCTCGAGACCGAACACGACGATGCGCGCGGCAAGGCCCGGTTCAAGGCCGCTGGCGCGCCGAGCCGACATTTCAACCTTGACCCACTGGACCCACTTTGAGGCAAACCCTGATGAAAACCGCTAATTTTGCGACCTATCACATCCGTAAATGGTACAGCTTCGTCGAAGAAACCCTGGCCAACGAAACCGGCCAGCTGGCCGATGGCGAGCCACTGTTCAAATATGCGATTGCCGCCGTGATCGCCAACCCTTATGCCGGTCGCTACAGCGAGTCGCTGGCCGAACTGGTCGACCCTTCGCCGCTGCTGGGCGAAGAATTTGGCCGGCGCATCCAGGCACTGGCCGGTGCCCATGAGATTGTCAGCTATGGCAAGGCGATCCTGGTGGGCAGCGAGGGCGAGTACGAGCACGGGAATGCATTCCTGACCAACCCGGCCGCCGATCCGATCCGCGTCGCGCTGGGCGGCGGCAAGTCCTGGGTACCGTCCACCGGCAAGCGTGGCGGGCCGGGTTCGACCATCGATGTGCCGCTGGCGCACAAGGATGCCCTGTATGTACGTTCCCATTACGACAGCATGTCGCTGATGTTTGGCGACGGGCCTGCGCCCGACGAAGTCGTGATCATCTGGGCCTTCGCCACGCGTGGACGCTTGCATGCACGCCTGGGCGGCCTGCAGGCTAAAGATGTCAAAGGTCTGGATGGGCTGCACTGACAGCAGGCGTGCGCCTTGAGCTGTGCCGGGTTACAACCACAACAAGAAAGCGGTGATGAGCGATGAAGCAGGAGAAGACCCAGGTTGTCATTGTCGGCGGCGGGCCCAACGGGATCACGGCCGCACACTATATGGGGATGTACGGAATCGACTGCGTCGTCCTTGAACTGGCTGATTGCATCCTGCCTTACCCGCGTGCGGTGGGCATGGATGATGAAGCCCTGCGCGTGTTGCAGGGTATCGGCATCGCCGAGCTGGCCGTGCGCGACATGATCTGCGACGTGCCGTTGCGCTACTACAACGCACGCGGTGTGTGTTTCGCCGAGGTCAAGCCGAGCACCGCTCACTACGGCTGGCCGATGCGCAATATCTTCATGCAGCAGTTGCTTGAAGGCACGCTGCGCGAAAACCTGGGGCAGCGTACCTGTGTGGAGTTGCGCCAGGGCCATGAAATGCTCGAACTGGAGCAGGACGGCGAGGGTGTGACCTTGCAGGTGCGCAATGCCCAGGGCGAGGTCTATGAGCTGCGCGCCGACTATGTGATCGGCGCCGATGGCGGGCGCTCCACCGTACGCAAAAAGGTCGGCGTTGAATTGCTGGGGCTGACCCATCCGCGTAAATGGGTGGTGGTCGACACCGCCAATGACACCCTGGATGCACCCTATACCGCACTGCATGCCGACCCGCAGCGCCCGTTCGTGTGCATCTACCTGCCTTACCAGCAGCGGCGTTGGGAGTTCATGCTGATGGAAGGCGAAGATGAGGCAAAGATGTGCGAAGAAAGCACCATCCGTGACCTGATCCGTGGGCATATCGGCGACGCCGTCGACCAGTTGAACATCATCCGCATCCGCGCCTACACCCACCACTCCCGGGTGGCGGCACGCTTTGTCCAAGGGCGTGTGGCGCTGGTGGGGGATGCCGCGCATATCTCGCCACCCTGGGCCGGGCAGGGCCTCAATTCAGGTTTGCGCGACGTGGCCAACGTGGTCTGGAAACTCGCGGCAATCATCCAGGGGCGCGCGTCCCATGGGATCCTCGCAAGCTACGACCAGGAGCGCCGTGGGCATGCCACCGAGCTGGTGGCCCTGGCCGACAATATGGGCACCGTATTGGGCTTGACCAACCCGTTGATGGCCGGCGTGCGCGACTGGTTGTTCCAGGCAGTGAACAGCGTCGACAACCTGCGCTCGCACCTGCTGGAGTTCAAGTTCAAACCCAAGGCCACCATCACCAAGGGCCTGGTCTATCACGAACGTGCCGAACTGCGTGAGGACGACCTGGTCGGCCAGCTGTTTGTGCAGCCCTATATCGAAGACGCCAAGGGTCAGCGTCGGCGCCTGGATGACGTGTTGGGTCATTCCTATGCGGTGCTGGGTTACCGGGTCAACCCGCGCGAGCAACTCAGTGACGAGATGGCGACATTCTGGGCGCGCTGGGACACACGCTTCATACAGGTCAATCGTTCGCGCAGCGGCCTGGGCCGTCACCAGCCGTTGACGGCGATGGACGCCATCAGCGTGGAGGACGTGGATAATCGCCTCGGCGAATGGTTCTCCAAGGTGCGCGATTGCATCGTGGTGGTGCGCCCGGACCGTTTTGTCGCGGCCATTACCACGCCCGAGCGGCTGGAAAGTGTGTTGCGCAAGTTGGCGGAGCAACTGTCATGAGCGCTGACAACCCCGTGTTGAGCCGCTTGCACCACGCCACGCGCACGGTGCAGGCCATCGCGCCGCTGGCACCTGACGCGCTGGACCTGCGCTCAGGGTACGCGCTGCAACGCCAGGCGCTGGACCTGCGCCTGGCGGCGGGCGAACAACTGAGCGGTTGGAAGATCGCCTTCGCCGGCAGCGCCGCGCAAAGGCGTTTCGGCCTGGAGGAGCCCGTGTATGGCGGCCTGACTGACCGCATGCGTGTGCTGCCGAACACGGCAGTGGCGCTTTCGCGGTTGATCCAGCCCAAGCTGGAGATCGAAGTGGCAATCGTGCTGGGCCGCAGCCTCGCGCCGGGTGACTACCGTGACGAGGAGATCCTGGCGGCCATTGCAGAGGTGGCGCCGGCGTTCGAGATTGCCGATTGCCGTTGGCAAGGCTGGACGTTTGGGGCAGGGGCTTTTCTTGCCGATAACGCGGCGGCGGGGCTGTATTGCCTCGGGCCGTTGATGGCTTTCGATCCCATTGCGCATGCCAACGTCGCCTATCGCCTGGAAAGTGCTGGCGCGCTTCGCGGCGAAGGCAACACCGAGGGCCGTGAGGATCCACCACTGGCCAACCTTTGCTGGCTGATTCGCCGTCTGTTGGCTGACGGCCAACCGGTGGAGGCCGGGCAAGTGGTGCTGTCCGGTGCGCTCTTGGCGCCGATGGATATCCAGGCCGCTACGTACCGCTTGCATATGTTTGGCACGGAACTGGCTTTGCTTTTCACGGCGGACACCGCCCCTGTGTGAACGCCAGCTGCCGTCATGGATGACTTGAGTCCCCCTCAGGCCGATAACAACAACGGGGCACCTAGGAACGACGACCATGCTTGCTGAAGTTCGAACCTTCAATGACCCTCAATTGCACGCCGGTTCCATCCAGGGCTGGCGGCAGGTCTATGACCAGTTGGGCCGTGGCTGCCTGACCAGCGAGCTGCGGCAATTGTCCGCCGACCGCTTTCAGATCTTCCAGGAAGTGTTGGACAAACGCGTGGTGCAGCGCGGCTATGCGCCCAAAGACCGGCTGTGCGCGGCCATGTCATTGGGCAGTGCGCCTGTGGTGCAGGGTCAGCAAGTGGGGGCGCACAGCGTCGTGCTGTTGCGCGATGGCGAAGAGTTTGTGCTGCATGCGCCTGAAGGTACGCACTTCTTCGCCCTTAACGTCGATACGGTACGCTTCGCCAAACTGGCCGCCTTCGAGTTGTCCGGCGATCAGCTCAAGCGCCTCACCACCCGCTCCCAACTCTGTGTGGATGACGCGTTACTGTTGCGCATCCGCCAGCGGATCTACCCGCTGTTTCGTCACCTTTTGCAACAAACCGATGCGATCAGTGCAACCGCCGAAAAAATGCTCGAGGACGAACTGCTCAACGCGTTCCTCGATTTGTTCAGCAACGCCACCGATGAGGTGCGTTGCCGTCGCGGCAATTTTGCCGTGAGTGCTTACCTGGTCAAGCGTTGCCAGGAGTTGATCGATGCCAGTGGCGATACCCCACTGAGTATTCTCGATCTGTGTGAACACCTGCGGGTCAGCCGGCGGACCCTGCAGAACAGCTTCCAGGCGGTGACCGGCATGCGTCCGGTGGAGTACCTGCGAAACCTGCGTCTGAATGCGGTGCGTCGACGCCTGATCGCCACCCCGGCCTGCACCCAGAACGTCGGCGAGGTGGCGGTGGCGATGGGCTTCTTCCACCTGAGCCACTTTGCAGCGCATTACCGGGCGCTGTTTGGCGAGTCGCCGTCTGAAACACGTCGAGCGATGGTCTGAGTCACCGGGGTTCAGGCGACGGGGTCGCCTATACCCTCCACAGGTAAGTCATCTTCCAGACAGTTGTCCGGGCGCTCATGCAATCGCTGGTTGCACCACGCGGAGCCTGGCACTACCACCCTGCACAGCCCCAGTGGCACAAGACACGCCAGGCCGACCCACGGCCTGATCGCCACGTGGGTACGTGTCTCTCGAAGAAATCAACGAGCTTTCATGGAGGAACCCTGGAGACCCGGGGTTTATCTGCGTAGCTCGCGATCAGGCGTAGCTGATCCTGTCGGTGTAGGCGTTTTGCAGCATTTTGCGTTGGTAGTCGCAGGGTGTGGTACTGACCAGTTTTTTGAAGTCGCGCAGGAAGTGGGATTGATCGGAAAAGCCCAGGTCCAGGGCCAGCTGCGAGAACGAAACATCCTGCTGGGTATTGAGAGTGTCCAGTGCCGCCTGGCAGCGGATGATCCGGCAAAACGTCTTGGGTGACATGCCGGTGTCCTGATTGAACTGGCGGTGCAAGGTACGGCTGGTATAGCCACTGAGATCTTCGAGTTGCTGGATGCGAATATCGCCGCGATGACGCAGCGCCTGCTGAATGATCATGGCGGTGAGTCCCGATGTCTTGCCCATCAGGCGTGGGGCCAGGTAGTCGTTGAACAGCCGCATCTGGTCTCCCAGCAGCGGTGCCTGGACGATGCTTTCGAAGATGCGATGGGCGAACCCCGAGACCTCCAGCAGGTCGAGTTCCCGCTCGGTCAGTTCTTCGGCCAGCACATTGATGAAGCCGGGAATGACGCCCGGTGAAAAGCGCACGCCGAAGTAGTGATGGTGCTGATGCAAATGCACGGCTTGGGCGGTCAGCGGTGTGCCACAGATCCTGGCGCTGGGTCGAGTGGCATCGCAGTCGAAAACGATGTCCACGCAGCCATCCGGCACGGCCAGCAGGTCGCTCGATTGAGCGACGTCGAAGGCATAGAAATGCGAGATCGCCGGGTGCGCGGAGGGCATCACCGAATAGCGTGAAGAGTTGAGCACGAACCAAGGCTGTTCGTTCGCGGTGTGGTGCCGGGGAGCCGGCACATTCGGTTTGATCATGGTTGCACCTTGGGTAGGCAGCGCTGCGGGAAAAATCACGCATTAATCGCGCCAACTGACGCTGCGCCGGCCTGAGGGCATGTCCGAAATTTACAATACCGTCGACAACGTCCGCCCGATACTCGACCTCGACAGCGTGGAGCTGCGCCTACCGCAGCGATGTCACCTTCAGCGCGAGAATAACTATGTCTACAAATACAAAAATCGACTTCATCTACCTCTCCGAGCAGGACATGATCCGCGCGGGGGTGACCGACATGCTGGCCTGCGTGAATACCATGGAAGAGATGTTCGGCCTGCTGTACGCCGGTGACTACCGCATGGCCGGCCCGAACAATGACTCCCATGGGGCGATGGTGGTTTTTCCGCAGGATTCGCCGTTCCCGAACATGCCCAAGCCCACGGCGGATCGGCGCATGATGGCCATGCCGGCCTACCTGGGCGGCAGCTTTTGCACCGCTGGCGTGAAGTGGTACGGCTCCAATATCGCCAACCGCGAAAAGGGCCTGCCGCGCTCCATCCTGATGTTCACCCTGAATGACCCCGACACTGGCGCGCCGTTGGCGCATATGTCGGCCAACCTGCTGTCCGCCTACCGCACCGGTGCGATTCCCGGTGTAGGTGCGCGCCACCTGGCCCGCAAAGACTCGAAAGTCGTTGGTCTGCTTGGCCCGGGTGTCATGGGCAAGACCACGCTGGCGGCATTTATCGCGGTGTGTCCGCACATCGACACACTGAAGATCAAGGGGCGTGGTCAGAAGAGCCTCGACAATTTTATCGCGTGGGTCACAGCGACTTATCCGCAGATCACCACGATTGAGGTGGTCGACACCCTGGAGGCAGTCGTCCGCGATTCGGACCTTGTTACTTATTGTAGCTCCGGTGAGGTGGGCGACCCCTCGATCTACCCAATTGTGCGACGTGAATGGGTCAAGCCAGGCGCCTTCCTCGCGATGCCGGCGTCCTGCTCGCTCGACGCGGGCATGGAACAGCCCGACGTGCGCAAGGTGCTGGACAACACCGGTCTCTACCAGGCCTGGTTTGAAGAATTACCCAAGCCTGCGCATCACACCGTGCCCGTCATTGGCGTGCGCTTCATGGACATGATTGCCGAAGGCACGATGCAGCTCGATGACGTCGAGGACATCGGCAAGATCATCGCCGGTGCCGCGCCAGGGCGTAGAAGCGATGACGAAATCATCATCATGTCAGTGGGCGGCATGCCCGTGGAGGACGTGGCCTGGGGCACGGTGATTTACCGCAACGCCATCAAGCAAGGCATCGGTGTGACCTTGAACCTGTGGGAAACCCCGGAACTGCGCTGAGCCACCCCAACACTTTCCTTTGCGAGGCATTCGACATGACAAAAATCATCAAGCTCAAGACCGGTTCGCCGTTTGAAGATCAGGCCAGTTATTCGCGCCTGGTGGTCGTGGATAACTGGATCTATGTGTCCAACACGGCGGGCCGCAACCCGCAGACCAAGCTGATTCCAGAAGACATCCTTGAGCAGACGCACCAGGTCTTCGCCAATATCGAGTCGGCCCTCAAGGCCGTTGATGCGAGCCTGGCCGACGTGGTGTGTTCGCGGGTGTTCATCCAGGACCCCAAGGACGTGCCCGCGGTCATGGGCCTGATCGGCGAAAAGTTTCGCGGCGTCGACCCAGCGAGCACTGTCACCTGTCCACCCCTGGGCTCGACGGTCTACAAGGTGGAGCTGGAAGTGACCGCGTATCGCAACGCGTCGAAGGCGCAGGTCGAAGTCATTCGCCTGTCGCAATGATCGTCACGCGGCCAGGCGCAGGCGTGGCCGCCCTTATTCGCTTACCGAGTCTTGACCATGGCACCGACAATAGCGCCCGTGACAACCTCCACCGTGTTTCCCAGCGCCACGTCCGTCGTCATCATTGGCGGCGGGATCATCGGCCTGACGGCTGCGCTGACCCTGGCTGAGCGCAACATCGCGGTGGTGGTCCTGGAAAAAGGCCGTATCGCCGCCGAGCAGTCATCACGCAACCTGGGCTGGGTACGCAAGACCAGCCGCCACGCCGCCGACATCCCGCTGGCGCTTGCGGCTGACCGGCTGTGGGCACAAATGCCCGAGCGGGTCGGGGCGGATGTCGGGTATCGCCAGGAAGGCATTATGTTTCTGGGGCGCACACCTGCGCAGATGGCGATGCACGAAGGGTGGCTCAAGTCGGTGGAGCATTTGTCGCTGGATTCGCGGCTGCTCAGCAAGCGTGAGATTGACGCGATGGTGCCAGGCGGCGTGGGTGAGTGGGCCGGCGGTATCTTCACCGCGTCCGACGCGCGTGCCGAACCGACGCTGGCCAGCAGTGCGATTGCCAAGGCGGCCATGGCCATGGGCGTGGTGATTATCGAGCAATGCGCGGTGCGCACGCTGCAGATGTCTGCCGGTGCGGTCAGTGGCGTGGTCACGGAAAAAGGCGAAATCCGCTGCGACCATGTGTTGCTGGCGGGGGGTATGTGGTCGCGGCGTTTTCTGGGTAACCTCGGTGTGTCATTGCCGACCTTGCCTTTGACCTGCTCGGTGCTGCGCACCCACCCCATGGAGGGGCCGACGCAGATCGCTGTCGGTGCGCCTGATTTTTCGTTTCGCAAGCACAAGGACGGCGGTTTCATCATTACCCAGCGCGGTAAGTTGGACGCCTTCCTGACCCTCGATCACTTGTTGCTCGCCAAGCAATATATGCCGCAGTTCCGTGCGCAACGCAGCGTATTGAACGTGTCGCTGGGCAAGCCATTTATCAATGACCTGGCACTGGCTCGGCGTTGGGGCGCCGATAGCGTCAGCCCGTTCGAGCGTGTCAGGGTGCAGGATCCAGCCGCCAACCCGCGGCTCAATAACGACGCGATGAACAACCTCATGGCGGCCTGGCCTGTGTTTGAGCAGGCGCAGATCGCCCAGGCCTGGGCCGGCACTATCGACGTGACACCCGATTCCAATCCGGTCATCGGGCCGGTCGCGCAGATTCCGGGGCTGACCGTGGCCACCGGCTTCTCGGGGCATGGCTTCGGCACGTCGCCAGCGGCGGGCCATCTCGCGGCGGACCTGGTCAGTGGGCATACGCCGATCATTGACCCAAGCCCTTATCGCTTCGATCGTTTCTAAGGAGCATGCCCATGCCTGCCGACAGCTGTTTTTTCACTAACCGTGCAGGCCTGCGCCTGCACTTCTTGCGCTGGGGCGATTCGAGCGGCGTGCCCCTGGTGCTGTTGCACGGCTTGCGGGCCTATGCACAAACCTGGGAGTCGCTGGTGCAAGCCTTGGGCGCGGGCTACTGCATCTACGCCCTGGATCAGCGTGGCCGGGGGTTGAGCGACTGGGCTGCGCCTGCCAGCTACCACACTCAATCGTATGTCGAAGACCTCGAAGACTTGGTCGCCCACGTGGGCCTGCAGCGATTTGTGTTGCTCGGGCACTCATTGGGCGGTGCCAATGCCCTTGAATATGCGCGGCAACATCCGGGACGTTTGCTCGGTTTGCTGATTGAAGACATCGGCCCCGGCTCTTCAAGCCAGGGCGATGGCGCCGCGCGTATTCGTCGCGAGATGGGCCAGACACCGTTGCAGTTCGAGAGCTGGGAGGCGGCCCGCGCATTCTGGCAGGCTGCGCGTCCAGGCTTGTCGCACGAGGGGCTGGCATCGAGGCTCGCGCATTCGATGCAAGAGCGCGACGGCGCGATCACCTGGCGTCATGATCAGCAGGGGATTGCCGAGGCGCGCCTTAGCATTGAACCGACGGATTTGTGGCCGGCGGTGCGCGCACTGGATTGCCCGAGCCTGTTCATTCGCGGCGCACGCTCGGATTTCCTGCCGCCTGCGACACTGCACGCAATGACTGCCTGCAATCCGCAGGTGCGCACGGTGGAGGTCGCCGACGCCAGTCACTATGTGCACGACGATCAAGGGCCGGTGTTCAATGCCCTGGTGGCGGAGTTTCTTGAAAGCCTTGCGCGCCCGGAATGAAGCCCACAGCCCGCATGATTGCGTTATTGGCCTCGCTGACGGCCTTTGTGCCGTTTTCCATTGATACCTACTTGCCCAGCCTGCCGCAGATTGCCGTTGAGCTGTCGAGCAGCACGGCCCAAGTGCAACACACGATCAGCGCGTTTCTCGCTGGCTTATGCCTGGGCATGTTGTTCTACGGCCCGCTGTCGGACCGCTATGGACGTCGCACCTTATTGTTGGGCAGCCTCACGCTGTATGGCCTGGCGACTTTGGGGTGCCTGTTTGCCGCAAGCATCGATCAACTGATCGCCTGGCGCTTTATCCAGGCACTGGGCGGGGCCGGCGCAATGGTGCTGGCCAGGACCGTGGCCAGGGATTTGTTCGGTCTGGCGCAGGCCGCCAAAGTGTTGTCCTGGATGCAAATGCTGACAATGATGGCGACGTTGGTTGCGCCCATGGTCGGCACCTGGCTGGTGCTGGTCGACGGTTGGCGCACCATATTCGCCGTGTTGTTCATCCTGTGCGGGTTTTGTCTGCTGATGGTCGGTGTGGGGTTGGACGAAAGCCTGCCGCCGCGGGCGCGCGGCCACTCGCTCAAGGCCGCCTTTGCGGCCTACCCGGGCATTCTCCGCCAGCCTCGGGCGGTTGCGTTGATTCTGTGCATGTCCTTCACGTTTGGCGGCGTGTTCGCCTTTATCACCGCCTCACCCTTTGTGTACGTGGAGTACTTCGGTGTCTCGCCGCGCCTGTTCAGTGCGCTGTTTGGCCTGAACATTCTGGGCATCATCGTCGTGAGCTTTATCAATGCCCGCTGGGTCACGCGCCTGGGGCCGCTGCGCATGCTGGGCGTAGGAACCGCGCTGGCAGGCATCGCCGCAATAGCGTTGTTGGTGGCGGGTTACACGCAATGGGGCGGTCTGACCAGCATCGTACTGTGCCTGATGCTGTACATGGGGGTGACGGGCTTGCTGGGGGCCAACTGCACGGCGAGCCTGATGAGCATGTTCCCGAGGCAAGCGGGGGCGAGCGTCGCCCTGGGGATCTCGATGCAGTTTGCCTGTGGGGCGCTGGCGAGTCTGTGGGTCAGTCGCCTGGCGGATGGCACCCCATGGCCCATGTGCCTGGTGGTGGGCTGTTGCGGGCTGGGCTGCCTGGTGGCGTATGCCATTGCGCGGCGCGCGCCGTTCACGCCTGTGGTTACGCGGGATGAACAGCCTGTGCCGTTTCAACCCTGAGACTTGGAGATGCCTGACAGCACAGGGTGAATCCTCGCGCTAAGGCTCTCCCAGATTATTGAACACCGTTTCCAGCATGCGGTTGAGGCGCTGGATCTGGGCTTCGGTCATGCCGCTGAAACTGCGTTTGAACACGTCGCCGGTGGCGGCCTGGATGCGTTCGATGGCGGCCCGGCCCTCGTCCGTGATCCGTACCTGGGTAACCCGTCCATCGTCCTCGCAGGGCGCGGTGTCGACCAGGCCATCGTCCTTCATGCGGTACACCGTTTTGGTGATGGTCGACAGCTTGGCGATGGCGTGGGTGGAGATCTCGGAAATACTGGATTGGCCGTTTTCCTTGAGGATGAACAGCACGCGCCAGCGGGGGATATCCAGGCCGATTTTTTTCAGGGATTTTTCCATGTATTGGCTATAGCGGCCATGCACCATCGCCAGCCAGTAGAACGGAAAATCTTCTTTGTGAAAGTCTTCACTGCCGGGGTCGTAGCGACTGGCGTGTGTTTTCGGAGACGTCATGGTCAGCTCATGTCGGAGGAGGCAAGCAATCATAGACTTTTGTCGTGAATTCGGCACGGTTATCACCGGGTGAAACGCAAGCCATGACGTCGGGGCGTGTGAGTGGATTTAATTGACAATTCACGTAATAGTCAGGGAGTGTGAAAGAAGGCAGCCGGCGTTTCAGGCTTCGTTCACTGAGTTTTACAGCGAAGGAAAACGTGACATGACCATCGTGATTGAACAGCTTTCTCTTGGCGGCAACGGGCTTAGCGTGATGGTGAAAGACACCATCGATATCGCCGGCAGGGTGACTCGGGCGTCGAGTCAGGCGCTTGATGGCGCGGCACCCGCCGACACCCATGCCGATGTGGTGCAGGCCCTATTGGACAAGGGCTGTCACTTGGTGGGCAAGACCAGCCTGCATGAACTGGCGTTCGGCACCACCGGTATCAACCATTGGACGGGTACGGCGCCGAACCCGCGTTTTCCTGGGCGTATCCCCGGGGGGTCTTCCAGCGGTTCGGCAGCGGCCGTGGCCGCTGGGTTGGCGGACTTTACCCTCGGCACCGATACCGGTGGTTCGGTGCGTGTCCCGGCGTGTTGTTGTGGGGTGTTCGGCTTCAAACCGACGTTCGGCCGTGTCAGCCGTCGAGGCGTGATGCCTGCGCAAAGCAGTCTCGATTGTGTCGGGCCATTTGCGGCCAGCCTGCCAATGCTGCTCAAGGCCATGCAGGTCATTGACCCCACCTTCCATCCGGTGCCTCTGCAGCAGCCACCACGGCTCGGCGTCCTGGCGGTCCAGGCAAGTGCTGCGGTGCAACGTGTGATCGATGCTGCCGTGGCAGACAGTGGTTTGCCGACTCAACCCGTGACCCTGCCGAGCCTCGATGCCGCCTATGCTGCCGGCATGGTGGTCATCAATCGTGAAACGTTCGACGCCTGTGGGCACTTGTTGGCGACCGGTCTGGTGGGGGCCGATATCGCCAGTCGCCTGGCCGCTGCCGGCACCACCACGGCACACGCCCTGATGCACGCCGAAGAGGTGCGCAAACAGTTCACGGCCGAAGTTGACGCGGCGTTGCGTCAAGTCGACGTACTGGTGTTGCCGACCAT of Pseudomonas azotoformans contains these proteins:
- a CDS encoding YCF48-related protein encodes the protein MSNGTLLVATVGQAVIRSADDGRTWHRLGLGQDLEFDAITRSLSLHPDAPEVIYAGTDVGLCVSRDTGGHWRRVDSPFNGQTVWKVAVDPQNAQRIFVGTGAPSRAVLWRTLDGGLSWDRAPVEIPEFCDGVSRPRLLAFAYDPIDPDQLWFGLEEGGLFHSRDGGDSWTRVDDRLLWEFNSDVHNILVLPNHGQKVIVVVCVNAVYRSLDEGLTWTGIIGREAFGLYYIRAMNAPLGSQSDLYLSISDGTPGTTSKILVSRDAALSWEVLPLSQQPNSCVWAIAFNPANPRQIVAGTKYGHLFTSDNGGDGWQKQWRDFSEIADVLWTPAVAQIKAGHQSIVKKH
- a CDS encoding VOC family protein; this translates as MKVEILRTHLSLWVADPDVSARWYADILGMHESARGESWVMMAFGGKHHDIALIRADPGAHQGGLGLQHYGLEIDGDMTTLRQLYGMLLGKGVEVVKITDHEIGHGVYFNDPDGNRMEFFLETEHDDARGKARFKAAGAPSRHFNLDPLDPL
- a CDS encoding amino acid synthesis family protein, which produces MKTANFATYHIRKWYSFVEETLANETGQLADGEPLFKYAIAAVIANPYAGRYSESLAELVDPSPLLGEEFGRRIQALAGAHEIVSYGKAILVGSEGEYEHGNAFLTNPAADPIRVALGGGKSWVPSTGKRGGPGSTIDVPLAHKDALYVRSHYDSMSLMFGDGPAPDEVVIIWAFATRGRLHARLGGLQAKDVKGLDGLH
- a CDS encoding bifunctional 3-(3-hydroxy-phenyl)propionate/3-hydroxycinnamic acid hydroxylase — protein: MKQEKTQVVIVGGGPNGITAAHYMGMYGIDCVVLELADCILPYPRAVGMDDEALRVLQGIGIAELAVRDMICDVPLRYYNARGVCFAEVKPSTAHYGWPMRNIFMQQLLEGTLRENLGQRTCVELRQGHEMLELEQDGEGVTLQVRNAQGEVYELRADYVIGADGGRSTVRKKVGVELLGLTHPRKWVVVDTANDTLDAPYTALHADPQRPFVCIYLPYQQRRWEFMLMEGEDEAKMCEESTIRDLIRGHIGDAVDQLNIIRIRAYTHHSRVAARFVQGRVALVGDAAHISPPWAGQGLNSGLRDVANVVWKLAAIIQGRASHGILASYDQERRGHATELVALADNMGTVLGLTNPLMAGVRDWLFQAVNSVDNLRSHLLEFKFKPKATITKGLVYHERAELREDDLVGQLFVQPYIEDAKGQRRRLDDVLGHSYAVLGYRVNPREQLSDEMATFWARWDTRFIQVNRSRSGLGRHQPLTAMDAISVEDVDNRLGEWFSKVRDCIVVVRPDRFVAAITTPERLESVLRKLAEQLS
- a CDS encoding 2-keto-4-pentenoate hydratase, producing the protein MSADNPVLSRLHHATRTVQAIAPLAPDALDLRSGYALQRQALDLRLAAGEQLSGWKIAFAGSAAQRRFGLEEPVYGGLTDRMRVLPNTAVALSRLIQPKLEIEVAIVLGRSLAPGDYRDEEILAAIAEVAPAFEIADCRWQGWTFGAGAFLADNAAAGLYCLGPLMAFDPIAHANVAYRLESAGALRGEGNTEGREDPPLANLCWLIRRLLADGQPVEAGQVVLSGALLAPMDIQAATYRLHMFGTELALLFTADTAPV
- a CDS encoding helix-turn-helix domain-containing protein: MLAEVRTFNDPQLHAGSIQGWRQVYDQLGRGCLTSELRQLSADRFQIFQEVLDKRVVQRGYAPKDRLCAAMSLGSAPVVQGQQVGAHSVVLLRDGEEFVLHAPEGTHFFALNVDTVRFAKLAAFELSGDQLKRLTTRSQLCVDDALLLRIRQRIYPLFRHLLQQTDAISATAEKMLEDELLNAFLDLFSNATDEVRCRRGNFAVSAYLVKRCQELIDASGDTPLSILDLCEHLRVSRRTLQNSFQAVTGMRPVEYLRNLRLNAVRRRLIATPACTQNVGEVAVAMGFFHLSHFAAHYRALFGESPSETRRAMV
- a CDS encoding AraC family transcriptional regulator; the encoded protein is MIKPNVPAPRHHTANEQPWFVLNSSRYSVMPSAHPAISHFYAFDVAQSSDLLAVPDGCVDIVFDCDATRPSARICGTPLTAQAVHLHQHHHYFGVRFSPGVIPGFINVLAEELTERELDLLEVSGFAHRIFESIVQAPLLGDQMRLFNDYLAPRLMGKTSGLTAMIIQQALRHRGDIRIQQLEDLSGYTSRTLHRQFNQDTGMSPKTFCRIIRCQAALDTLNTQQDVSFSQLALDLGFSDQSHFLRDFKKLVSTTPCDYQRKMLQNAYTDRISYA
- a CDS encoding tyramine oxidase subunit B, giving the protein MSTNTKIDFIYLSEQDMIRAGVTDMLACVNTMEEMFGLLYAGDYRMAGPNNDSHGAMVVFPQDSPFPNMPKPTADRRMMAMPAYLGGSFCTAGVKWYGSNIANREKGLPRSILMFTLNDPDTGAPLAHMSANLLSAYRTGAIPGVGARHLARKDSKVVGLLGPGVMGKTTLAAFIAVCPHIDTLKIKGRGQKSLDNFIAWVTATYPQITTIEVVDTLEAVVRDSDLVTYCSSGEVGDPSIYPIVRREWVKPGAFLAMPASCSLDAGMEQPDVRKVLDNTGLYQAWFEELPKPAHHTVPVIGVRFMDMIAEGTMQLDDVEDIGKIIAGAAPGRRSDDEIIIMSVGGMPVEDVAWGTVIYRNAIKQGIGVTLNLWETPELR